One part of the Equus asinus isolate D_3611 breed Donkey chromosome 6, EquAss-T2T_v2, whole genome shotgun sequence genome encodes these proteins:
- the TMEM178A gene encoding transmembrane protein 178A isoform X3 — MAVAVLLCGCVVATVSFFWEESLTQHVAGLLFLMTGIFCTISLCTYAASISYDLNRLPKLIYSLPDDVEHGYSWSIFCAWCSLGFIVAAGGLCIAYPFISRTKIAHLKSGRDSTV, encoded by the exons ATGGCTGTGGCCGTCCTGCTCTGCGGCTGCGTTGTGGCCACGGTCAGCTTCTTCTGGGAGGAAAGTTTGACCCAGCACGTGGCCGGGCTCCTTTTCCTCATGACAG GGATATTTTGCACCATTTCCCTCTGCACTTACGCTGCCAGCATCTCCTATGATTTGAACCGGCTCCCGAAGCTAATTTATAGCCTGCCTGATGATGTGGAACATGGCTACAGCTGGTCCATCTTTTGCGCCTGGTGCAGTTTAGGCTTTATTGTGGCAGCTGGAGGTCTCTGCATCGCCTATCCATTTATTAGCCGGACCAAGATTGCACATCTAAAGTCTGGCAGGGACTCCACGGTATGA